The window CAAGCTTAGATTATTAGGTACCCCCTTCTTTACCTTAAAACAAGATGGAAAAGGTATGGGGCTGGCACAGGTATTTAACGCGATTCAAAGCAACAACGGTAAAATTAGTGTTACGAGTGAAGAAGGTCACGGCACCTCTTTTATTCTCACTTTTCCAAAAACAATTAAGCATGCTGATACATTTTTAGGAGGTCATTCAATGCTCACCACAATCGATTCAAGATTTGAATTATCACAGTTTTTAAATGAAAATGTTACTTTTTATTCTAAAGAATGGATTCAATACCTAAAAGAGAATAAAAGCTACATCACTTCACTTTTGCAGGAAAATGGAGATTTAACCTATTATGAGGAATTTGGCAATCCATTTTTCAGATTACTTGCTGCTAATATGATTGAGCTTAAAACAGAGGAAATTATGGATCATGCCAAAATGCGCGGTGTGAAAAGCGCCAAGGCTGACTTTCCTATTCATCTAGCATGGGAACTTTTTCAGTCCAGCCGAGGAATTATCTGGAGTGCGATTAAAACGTTTTATATGGAATCTGGTATCAAACTGGATACGGAGGAGTTTTTTATTCTTGAACGGCATGTAAACGATGTGGTGGACTTATATATTGATTCTTATACTGCATATTATGTGAACTATAAAGAAGAATTACTAAAAAGCCATCGCGAAACGGTTGATGAATTATCAGTCCCAATCATCCCTATTACTGAAAAGGTTTGCATTCTTCCTATCGTTGGAAATGTGGACACGTATCGTGCGAAGAAGATCAGAGAAAGAACCCTTGTTCGCGTTAATGAATTAAAGGCACACCAGCTCATTATTGATATTTCTGGCGTTCCTTATGTAGATACCGCCGTCGTTAATCATCTATTTAAAATTGTTAAAGGGATTAAACTACTTGGTTGCTCAACGATTTTAACAGGCATCAGTCCTGAAATCGCCGACACGATGATTGAGCTTGGCATTGAAATTGATAATGAGGTCAAGACAAAATCTGATCTTCAGCAAGCATTGCAGGATATACATTTATTCCCAAACAACTAATGGCACAGGCTTAATGATAAGGGCTTGTTCCAGGTTATATGGAATGCTGTTTTATGTAAGTATGATAGGAGATAAAGAATACACAACAACATTCGATTCCCAATTCAGGAGGACATTTATGGAGCAAGCCACCAATAAGAAATTAGAGTTAGGTAATTTTTTCAATCAAAATTTAACTTTCTATACAAACGAATGGATTAATTATATCGAAAATTCAAAGGGGTATTTGACTTCATTATTAAAGGAAACTGGCGAATGGACCATTCTAGAAGAGGAAGGTAATCCTCTGTTAAAATCGGTAGCCTATTTCATCTTAAATAAGAACCTTGAATACGTAACAACAACAGCAAAAGCAACTAGCGAAAGGCATGCAAAGATTAATTTCCCCATACATTTAGCCTGGGAGCTATTCCAATCAACGCGAGGTATTATTTGGAATGCTGTGAAGTCCTTCTATCTAGAGGCAAAAATCACGCTAGATATGAAGGAATGCTTTGAAGTCGAGCGGTATATTAATGATATCATAGACCAATTTGTCGAGACTTATACAGCTAGCTATGTAAGCTATAAGGATTATTTGTTAAGAAGTCATCGTGAAACAGTGGATGAATTATCAGTGCCAATTATACCCTTATCGGATAAGGTTTGCATTCTCCCCATTGTTGGAAATGTGGATACGTATCGAGCTAAGAAAATACAGGAAAGAACCCTATTGCGAATTAGTCAATTAAAATCTCAAAATCTAATTATCGATATTTCTGGTGTTCCATTTGTCGATACTGCTGTCGTGAACCATTTATTTAAAATTGTTAAGGGGATTAGACTTTTAGGCTGTTCAACCATTATTGTCGGAATAGGACCTGAAATTGCTGATACCATGATAGAACTCGGAATCGAAATTGAAAATGAAGTAAAAACCAAATCAACCTTGCAGCAGGCATTGCAGGATATGCTGTTTTTCTCATGAGCCTTGTCAAAAAAATCAAGTAGTCCTAACATTAAGAGGGTCAGGCACCCGCATAGTAACTTCATAAATCACTTCAGATACCGTGTGGACGCCTGACACTGATGGGACACCCCCCATTTATTCTTCCTCAAGGACAAGATCATTACTTCGAATCGTCATTAAGTCATGACGATCAAAATTATTTTGCATCAGTAGTCTCATAGCCTGTGCTCGAATAGCTTTTTCCAAAACATTTCTTATATAACGGCCATTTGAAAAGCTAATGGGGTTTAACGAGCTTTTTACCCATAATAAGTGTTCGCGGAGCTTCTTTTCTGCTTCATGACTCAATGTATATTCCTTTTCCTTCAACATAATTTCAGCAATTTCCATTAGCTGGTTTATATTATAATCCGGAAAATCAATAACAAGTGGAAAACGAGAGTGCAGCCCTGGGTTTAACGTGAGAAAAAAATCCATCTCTCTTGAGTAACCGGCTAAGATTAAGATGAATTCATGCTGTTTGTCTTCCATATGTTTTACAAGCGTATCGATTGCCTCTTTACCAAAATCCTTTTCACCACCGCGTCCAAGAGAATAGGCTTCATCAATAAACAGAATACCCCCGAGTGCTTTTTTTATTAAATCCCTTGTTTTTTGTGCGGTATGTCCGATATATTCCCCGACTAAATCCGCCCGTTCCGCCTCAATTAAGTGACCCTTCGATAGGACTCCCATCTTTTGAAACAGCTTTCCGATTAGTCTTGCGACAGTCGTTTTTCCTGTCCCTGGATTTCCTTTGAACATCATATGAAGAGCCTGTTTACCAGCCTTTAAACTGTTTTCTTCTCTTTTTTTATTAATATAAATCCATGCATAAATTTCTTTAATCATTTTCTTCATGACATCCATACCAACGAGGGCGGCAAGCTCTGCTTCAATTTCTTTCAACGCAGTATGTTCAGGGGGAATTGACTTTGGAGCAACAGAAGCTGGGGGAATATCATCTGCAATAGGACTTCGCTTCTGTGAATTTAAAACGATACTGATTTGTCCGTTGTTTTTCATTCGCATCGGTTGTTCCAAACTCCTCACCTCACATTCTTATACAATATACACCCAACATCTTTTTAACGTGACAAATGCCTATCGCTAATATGGTTAGAAGGGAGCAGGAATACGTTTCCCATTCATAATTCATAGAAAATATCACAGTATAGACCGAATAAAGGCACTTATTCTATTTGTATTCAACTTGCTGCTTGTTCATGAACAAATGAGACATCATAAAAAAGCATCCACATGTGGTAATGTGAATGCCTTTGTCGCCATATTATTTTGCCTGTGGTGCTTCTACTTCAATATGTACATTCCTTTGTGGAGCAAAGGTAGATATTGCATGCTTATAAACGAGCTGCTGCTTTCCTTCACACTCAAAAAGTACAGTAAAATTATCAAAGCCTTTTATTTGGCCTCTTATTTGAAATCCATTTAATAAAAATACCGTACAATTGGTTCCATCTTTACGGAGTTGATTTAAAAATTGGTCTTGGATATTTACTGAATGCTTCATGTATAAAGCTCCTCCTCTTTTGTCTCTACTATTATGTATTCGATTTAATTTTTAGCTTTCCTTCAATATAAGAGAAAATTTCAGTTATTTTTTTTTCACGTTCATTAGGTACGACTGCCGTCGTCATATCAAACCATTGGACATCCATTTTATTACGAAACCAGGTCAACTGCCTTTTCGCGTAGCGGCGTGAATTTTGCTTTAGGTTCTCGACAGCTTCACTAAGAGCTATTTTACCGTCAAAATATTCATAAAGCTCTTTATAGCCAATTGCTTGAACCGATTGGCAATTTCTGACTCCCTGTTGGTACAGCTTCTCTACTTCCTTTAATAATCCCTCTTCCATCATCAGGTCAACACGCTTATTAATCCGTTCATACAGTAATTCACGCTCCATGGTTAAACCAATAACAGCCGTGTCATATAATGGTTCTTGTTCTTGCGTATCTTGCCATTCACTCATCGTCTTTCCTGTACAATGATAGATTTCTAATGCCCTGATTACGCGACGAATATTATTAGGATGAATCTTTGCAGCACTATTGGAGTCAATCTGACTTAGCTGATTATGCAAAAGAAGGTTTCCTTCTTTATCAGCTACCTCTTCTAACTGTTTGCGGAATTCATCATTTGTAGGAGCTTCAGAAAATTGGTAATCATATAAAACAGATTGAATATAGAGACCGGTTCCACCAACAATAATGGGCAATTTTCCCCTCTTTGTAATATCTGAAATTTTCTTTCTTACTAGCTCTTGAAACTCTGCTGCTGAAAAAGCTTCCGTCGGGTGTTTAATGTCAATTAAATAGTGGGGAATTCCGTCCATTTCAGCGGGCTTTATTTTGGCGGTACCAATATCCATATATTTATACACCTGCATGGAGTCTCCACTAATGATTTCGCCGTTAAAAGCCTTTGCCAGTTTAATGCTAGTATCTGTTTTTCCAACAGCCGTTGGTCCGATTAAAACAACGAGCTTACTTTTCGTAGTCACTCTTTACACTACCTTTAAATAAGAATACGGTATTGCCATTTATTAATGGATACCTTCTCTATCATACCATATTTAGTTCGTAAATCAGTCAAACATCTATTCATTATGACCATTTTATAGAGAACTATTCATTTTCATTTCAAGGATTACAGCATCTTTTTATTGAAGATGATTTATTAATAAATTTTACCGCATGTAACAGCTGCGTATTCGATTGATTACAGCTCATTTACATTTAGATAACATCGCTACAAAACTTCGTTTTTCGTGCTAAGGTTTAATAAGAGTGGGAATACTATTGGAATTAGGTGAGAATACATGTTTTCGAATGCTGAAATAGGAATAGATTTAGGTACAGCGAATACGCTTGTCTATAGTAAAAATAAAGGTATCGCAATTAATGAACCAAGTGTGGTTGCGATGGATACAGGAACGAAAAAGGTAATTGCTGTTGGTCATGAAGCAAAAGAAATGATTGGGAAAACACCAGAAAACATTATTGCTGTCCGCCCATTGAAGGAGGGTGTGATTGCTGATTATGATATCACAACAGAGATGCTTCGTCATATTATTGGAAAGGCTTCAAAAGCACTGGGATTTTCATTAAGAAAACCAAATGTTGTTGTTTGTACACCATCAGGGTCTACAAGTGTTGACCGAAGAGCTATTCAGGATGCTGTTCGTCATGCAGGAGCAAAAAAGGTTTTTATTATTGAAGAGCCCGTTGCTGCTGCCATCGGAGCTGGTATGCCTGTAGATGAACCGGTTGCCAATGTTGTGATTGATTTTGGTGGAGGTTCTACGGAAGTGGCTATCATTTCCTTTGGTGGTGTGGTAGCCTGCCATACCGTAAAAATCGGCGGTGACCGTTTAGATGATGATATTATTCAATTTGTTAGAAAAAAATTTAATGTTCTAATTGGAGAAAGAACTGCAGAAAAAATAAAAATAGAAATTGGTTATGCTTTAGTAGACCATGAGGAATTAACAATGGAGGTGCGTGGACGAGACCTTGTGAATGGATTGCCCAAAACAATCACGTTATCCTCCTTTGAGATTCGAGATGCTATGAAAGAATCATTACTGCAAATTTTAGAGGCCATTCGAGCCACTTTAGAGGACAGTCCTGCAGAATTAAGTGGTGATATTGTTGACCGGGGTGTCATCCTGACTGGGGGCGGAGCCTTGCTGAAAGGAATGGAAGCTTGGCTGACACAGGAAATCGCTGTGCCCATTGCATTAGCAGACAACCCGCTTGAATGTGTAGCGATTGGAGCTGGCAAGTCACTGCAATATCTAAATAAGCTGCTTTATGCAGCCAATTAAAAAGGTCCATTTATGGTGAAACAACACCATAAATGGACCCTTTTTTTAATTATTTTTTCAAATTAGCTACATTACTCGTTTAAACATCTTTTCTAGCTCATAGACGGATGTATGAATAATAATCGGCCGACCATGGGGGCAGGTAAATGGATCCGTCGTTTGTCTCAATTCATCGAGTAATGCTTGAATTTCGTCATCTCGCAAATGACGGTTCGCTTTTATCGAGCCTTTACAGCTCATCATAATCGCCGCTTCCTCACGTAGCTTTTTAATATCCACTTTCTTCATCGCAAGTAGCTGCTCAATCATATCCTCGATAATTTCCTTTTCCTCTCCCTTTGGAAACCATTGCGGATGCGCCTTAATAATGTAGCTGTTATAGCCAAAAGGTTCAAGGAACACCCCTACTTTTTCAAGTTCAGCTTTGTATTCTTCAATTTTCAGAACTTCATCCGTTGAATATTCAAATGTAAGAGGAACGAGGAGTTCTTGTAATTCAGAAGCCACCATCCCTACTTTTTCTTTGTAAAATTCATATTTAATCCGTTCTTGGGCAGCATGCTGGTCAATAATATAAAGACCACGGTCATTTTGAGCAAATATATAAGTCCCGTGCATTTGCCCTATTGGATAAAGTGGAGGCACTCTTACTTCACTTTTTTCTTCCGTCATCAAATCAGGTTCCGCAAAATCCACAATCTGATTTTCCACTTCTGCTTCTATATGTGATAGACCGTTTGACCATTCTAAATCATCTGGATTCTGTTTAAGTGCAGATGACTCATTTTGGTCTCTGATATCCATGAATCGCTCCGCTTCTCTTACAGAAAATCCAACGTCTTCTGCCTTCTCCTCTATTTGTTCCTGCACTGCCCAGCCCTGCATTATTACTTCTTGAACATCCTCACCAGCTCGTGGCATCATTTTTGTCTCCTCAGTGCTACTGGAAGAACGTGCTGGAAGATGATCTAATTGCAACGCGGTTTGTTCAGATGCTTCCTTAACAGGCTTATTTTTAGTAAGACCAGAGGGAATAAGCTCTTTCTTTTGAAAGGCTTCTTTGATGCTTTGGGAAACAAGTTGGTTTAACTCCTGTTCCTTGCTTATGCGGACCTCTAGCTTAGATGGATGAACATTCACATCAACTAAAATCGGGTCCATCATAATATTTAATAATACGATTGGAAATCTGCCAATCGGGAGCAGTGTATGATACCCTTCCTGAATCGCCTTCACAAGTGGATAATTTTTAATAAATCGACCATTTATCATCGTTGAAATATAGTTCCTAGAGGCTCTAGTAATCTCAGGTAGAGCCAAATATCCATCGATTGTATAATCGAGCGATGTGACATGAATCGGTATCATTTTTTTAGCGATATTTATTCCATAGATAGCAGCTAACACCTGTCTTACATCACCATTCCCTGCTGTGTGCAATAGCTTTCGATCATTGTGAGATAATCGAATGGACACCTCTGGATGGGCAAGTGCAAGGCGGTTCGATACATCGGTGATATTACCAAGCTCTGTATGCACGGTTTTCATATATTTCAACCGTGCAGGGGTATTATAGAATAAATCGGTAATGATAATATCGGTACCTTTTCGAGAAGCTGCCTTTTCCAGTGTGACGATTTTTCCGCCTTCAAGAGCAATTCGAGTCCCGTCTAAGCCAGTGGATGTGATGAGTTCAAATTTAGAAACGGAGGCGATACTGGGAAGAGCCTCGCCACGGAATCCAAGGGTACGTATCCGAAACAAATCATGCTCATCCTTTATTTTACTTGTAGCATGCCGTTTAAATGCCATCGGTACATCCTTCTCTTCGATACCGTCTCCGTTATCACTTATTCGAATCTTGGCTAGGCCCGCTTCTTCAATTTCAATATTAATGATGGAGGCACCAGCATCAATCGCATTCTCAACCAATTCCTTTACAACTGAAGCTGGACGTTCAACCACTTCACCGGCTGCAATTTTATTTGAAAGTGCATCATCAAGCTGGATTATTTTCCCCAAAATTCATTCACCTCGGTTAGCTTCGCATTCTTTTATGAAGGTCATAAAGTATATTCATAGCTTGCATTGGTGTCATATCTAAAATATCTAACTCTTTAATCTGATCTAACACCCGTTTTTCTTTAGTACTCCATTGGTTCTTTTTCGGCGGAACAGGGTCATCAAACAAGGAAAGCTGAGCTGCTTCTTGACCTGCTGTCGTTGAAGCTGATGCGATCCTTTTCTCCGTAGCTTCCCTTACAGTAGAAGGCTTTTCAACTAAAGCCTCCCTAAGTTCTAGTCCATCTGACTCTTTTCTTTGCAACTTAATATCCTGCTGCTCTAAAGCTGCCAAAATTTCATTCGCCCTCGTTATCAGCGATGAAGGTAATTGAGCAAGCTGAGCCACATGGATCCCATAGCTCTTATCCGCAGGACCTTCTTTGATTTTATGAAGGAATACGACTTTGCCATTTTGTTCTATTGCACTAACATGAATATTGGTTAATCGTTCAAGTTCATCCTCAAGCACGGTTAATTCATGATAATGTGTTGAGAATAGTGTTTTCGCTCCAATATGATCATGAATATATTCAATAATTGCTTGTGCTAAGGCCATCCCATCATAGGTGGAAGTACCGCGACCAATTTCATCAAATAAGATAAGACTGTTCTTTGTCGCATTGGCTATCGCATTTTTGGCTTCAAGCATTTCGACCATAAATGTACTTTGTCCAGAAATCAAATCGTCTGCTGCCCCAATTCTTGTAAATACTTGGTCAAAAATGGGAAGAATCGCTTCCTCTGCCGGAACGTAACAACCGATTTGTGCGAGAATAGCCGTTAAGGCAATTTGCCGCATATACGTGCTTTTACCAGACATATTGGGTCCTGTAATCAAAAGTACTTCCTGCTCATTATGCATGAGGCAGTCGTTCGGCACATAACGGTCACCATTCATCACCTTTTCCACTACCGGGTGACGACCTTCTTTCAGCATAATACGGCGCTCATCTGAGAATACAGGCTTCACATAATGGCGTTCCTCGCTAATCGTAGCAAAGCATTGCAGTACATCTAATTCACTGACTATTTTCGCTAATGCCTGCAGCCGAGGAATATATTCCTTCACATGCTCACGAATCTCTGAAAATAGTTGATATTCTAATTCCATACTCTTTTCTTCGGCTTGTAAAATTAATGCTTCTTTCTCTTTTAATTCAGGAGTGATAAAACGTTCTGCGTTTGTTAATGTCTGCTTACGCTCATATCTGCCTTCTTCGAGCAAATGCAGGTTCGCTTTCGTGACTTCAATATAATAGCCAAACACCCGGTTGTAACCAACCTTCAATGATTTTATGCCTGTTTTCTCTCTTTCTTCACGTTCAAGCTGAGCGATCCATGTCTTCCCGTTTCGCATTGCATCACGATATGTGTCAAGCTCCTCATGATATCCATCCTGAATCATATTTCCTTCTTTAACGGACAAAGGCGGGTTTTCAATAATCGCCTT of the Bacillus tuaregi genome contains:
- a CDS encoding ATP-binding protein, encoding MIKSPITNDLLYGLIELSPEGIIQRANNEAKKLLFSDDNDSNYLFHCVKNTEIKTKLHECFMGKANEFMVTIDSQPYFFLCHRSYKDSLLNSIYIYVFNVQNLQNSHDHNNWNNHLLSSVGEMAAGIAHEVRNPLTAVKGFLQLMDQTYKEEYSQIAQSELERAIHILNDLMSVSKPEFIQEKQINFNVISEIESILLLFQNQLYSINVIKHFENDNAMIVGRKDQIKKALFNIIKNAIEAMPNGGTLVIDQADEAQNVIITISDSGIGIPKDKLRLLGTPFFTLKQDGKGMGLAQVFNAIQSNNGKISVTSEEGHGTSFILTFPKTIKHADTFLGGHSMLTTIDSRFELSQFLNENVTFYSKEWIQYLKENKSYITSLLQENGDLTYYEEFGNPFFRLLAANMIELKTEEIMDHAKMRGVKSAKADFPIHLAWELFQSSRGIIWSAIKTFYMESGIKLDTEEFFILERHVNDVVDLYIDSYTAYYVNYKEELLKSHRETVDELSVPIIPITEKVCILPIVGNVDTYRAKKIRERTLVRVNELKAHQLIIDISGVPYVDTAVVNHLFKIVKGIKLLGCSTILTGISPEIADTMIELGIEIDNEVKTKSDLQQALQDIHLFPNN
- a CDS encoding STAS domain-containing protein; amino-acid sequence: MEQATNKKLELGNFFNQNLTFYTNEWINYIENSKGYLTSLLKETGEWTILEEEGNPLLKSVAYFILNKNLEYVTTTAKATSERHAKINFPIHLAWELFQSTRGIIWNAVKSFYLEAKITLDMKECFEVERYINDIIDQFVETYTASYVSYKDYLLRSHRETVDELSVPIIPLSDKVCILPIVGNVDTYRAKKIQERTLLRISQLKSQNLIIDISGVPFVDTAVVNHLFKIVKGIRLLGCSTIIVGIGPEIADTMIELGIEIENEVKTKSTLQQALQDMLFFS
- the spoVK gene encoding stage V sporulation protein K; this encodes MEQPMRMKNNGQISIVLNSQKRSPIADDIPPASVAPKSIPPEHTALKEIEAELAALVGMDVMKKMIKEIYAWIYINKKREENSLKAGKQALHMMFKGNPGTGKTTVARLIGKLFQKMGVLSKGHLIEAERADLVGEYIGHTAQKTRDLIKKALGGILFIDEAYSLGRGGEKDFGKEAIDTLVKHMEDKQHEFILILAGYSREMDFFLTLNPGLHSRFPLVIDFPDYNINQLMEIAEIMLKEKEYTLSHEAEKKLREHLLWVKSSLNPISFSNGRYIRNVLEKAIRAQAMRLLMQNNFDRHDLMTIRSNDLVLEEE
- the hfq gene encoding RNA chaperone Hfq — its product is MKHSVNIQDQFLNQLRKDGTNCTVFLLNGFQIRGQIKGFDNFTVLFECEGKQQLVYKHAISTFAPQRNVHIEVEAPQAK
- the miaA gene encoding tRNA (adenosine(37)-N6)-dimethylallyltransferase MiaA — protein: MTTKSKLVVLIGPTAVGKTDTSIKLAKAFNGEIISGDSMQVYKYMDIGTAKIKPAEMDGIPHYLIDIKHPTEAFSAAEFQELVRKKISDITKRGKLPIIVGGTGLYIQSVLYDYQFSEAPTNDEFRKQLEEVADKEGNLLLHNQLSQIDSNSAAKIHPNNIRRVIRALEIYHCTGKTMSEWQDTQEQEPLYDTAVIGLTMERELLYERINKRVDLMMEEGLLKEVEKLYQQGVRNCQSVQAIGYKELYEYFDGKIALSEAVENLKQNSRRYAKRQLTWFRNKMDVQWFDMTTAVVPNEREKKITEIFSYIEGKLKIKSNT
- the mreBH gene encoding rod-share determining protein MreBH, which codes for MFSNAEIGIDLGTANTLVYSKNKGIAINEPSVVAMDTGTKKVIAVGHEAKEMIGKTPENIIAVRPLKEGVIADYDITTEMLRHIIGKASKALGFSLRKPNVVVCTPSGSTSVDRRAIQDAVRHAGAKKVFIIEEPVAAAIGAGMPVDEPVANVVIDFGGGSTEVAIISFGGVVACHTVKIGGDRLDDDIIQFVRKKFNVLIGERTAEKIKIEIGYALVDHEELTMEVRGRDLVNGLPKTITLSSFEIRDAMKESLLQILEAIRATLEDSPAELSGDIVDRGVILTGGGALLKGMEAWLTQEIAVPIALADNPLECVAIGAGKSLQYLNKLLYAAN
- the mutL gene encoding DNA mismatch repair endonuclease MutL, producing MGKIIQLDDALSNKIAAGEVVERPASVVKELVENAIDAGASIINIEIEEAGLAKIRISDNGDGIEEKDVPMAFKRHATSKIKDEHDLFRIRTLGFRGEALPSIASVSKFELITSTGLDGTRIALEGGKIVTLEKAASRKGTDIIITDLFYNTPARLKYMKTVHTELGNITDVSNRLALAHPEVSIRLSHNDRKLLHTAGNGDVRQVLAAIYGINIAKKMIPIHVTSLDYTIDGYLALPEITRASRNYISTMINGRFIKNYPLVKAIQEGYHTLLPIGRFPIVLLNIMMDPILVDVNVHPSKLEVRISKEQELNQLVSQSIKEAFQKKELIPSGLTKNKPVKEASEQTALQLDHLPARSSSSTEETKMMPRAGEDVQEVIMQGWAVQEQIEEKAEDVGFSVREAERFMDIRDQNESSALKQNPDDLEWSNGLSHIEAEVENQIVDFAEPDLMTEEKSEVRVPPLYPIGQMHGTYIFAQNDRGLYIIDQHAAQERIKYEFYKEKVGMVASELQELLVPLTFEYSTDEVLKIEEYKAELEKVGVFLEPFGYNSYIIKAHPQWFPKGEEKEIIEDMIEQLLAMKKVDIKKLREEAAIMMSCKGSIKANRHLRDDEIQALLDELRQTTDPFTCPHGRPIIIHTSVYELEKMFKRVM
- the mutS gene encoding DNA mismatch repair protein MutS, with the protein product MVVYTPMIQQYIQVKADYQDAFLFFRLGDFYEMFFEDAVKASQELEITLTSREGGGEARIPMCGVPYHSAASYIEQLVERGYKVAICEQTEDPKQAKGVVRREVVQLITPGTMMEGKGLHEKENNYIAAITTFDDGTFGFAYNDLSTGENKVTILNGQVEEVINELALLGAKELVVSASFNEAWQRKIRERMTVTISYEEDELIHESYQSLFCDINEDKPRTAMARLLNYLHRTQKRSLGHLQPVSNYQIYQHMKIDYYSKRNLELTETIRSKGKKGSLLWLLDETKTAMGGRLLKQWIDRPLLDKTAIETRLIMVETFMNAYFERQELRDKLKEVYDLERLAGRVAFGNVSARDLVQLRRSLQQIPIIHSLVEQLGNTVSQQLADRLDPCEEITDLLEKAIIENPPLSVKEGNMIQDGYHEELDTYRDAMRNGKTWIAQLEREEREKTGIKSLKVGYNRVFGYYIEVTKANLHLLEEGRYERKQTLTNAERFITPELKEKEALILQAEEKSMELEYQLFSEIREHVKEYIPRLQALAKIVSELDVLQCFATISEERHYVKPVFSDERRIMLKEGRHPVVEKVMNGDRYVPNDCLMHNEQEVLLITGPNMSGKSTYMRQIALTAILAQIGCYVPAEEAILPIFDQVFTRIGAADDLISGQSTFMVEMLEAKNAIANATKNSLILFDEIGRGTSTYDGMALAQAIIEYIHDHIGAKTLFSTHYHELTVLEDELERLTNIHVSAIEQNGKVVFLHKIKEGPADKSYGIHVAQLAQLPSSLITRANEILAALEQQDIKLQRKESDGLELREALVEKPSTVREATEKRIASASTTAGQEAAQLSLFDDPVPPKKNQWSTKEKRVLDQIKELDILDMTPMQAMNILYDLHKRMRS